The following are encoded together in the Rhodospirillaceae bacterium genome:
- a CDS encoding UTP--glucose-1-phosphate uridylyltransferase — MMPVRKAVFPVAGLGTRFRPVTSAIPKEMLPVVDKPLIDYAIEEAIDAGITDLIFVVSGNKDIIVKYLSEQDNIDSIFEGMARSGGPGKTKRNRPSWLNIEFVFQDEPLGLGHAILCAQKAVGADPFAVLLPDDLILSKVPCLTQMVDKYREVGGNFIAVVEVEPHQTHMYGILRVVKCRNDLLKVTAMVEKPPIEKAPSNFAIVGRYILDAEIFETLGRQRPGRGGEIQLTEAMDKMLLQQDFYGLRFSGVRHDCGEKVGLLEANIACFLARPDLSIRTQKALERFVLGSVESGEDK; from the coding sequence ATGATGCCAGTGAGAAAGGCAGTTTTTCCAGTAGCGGGTCTTGGGACTAGATTTCGCCCAGTGACATCGGCTATTCCAAAAGAGATGCTCCCTGTAGTGGATAAGCCGCTGATTGATTATGCTATAGAAGAGGCAATTGATGCAGGAATTACAGATTTAATCTTTGTAGTTTCCGGAAACAAAGATATCATCGTGAAGTATTTGTCGGAGCAAGATAATATTGATTCTATCTTCGAAGGAATGGCTCGTTCTGGAGGTCCTGGAAAAACAAAAAGGAATAGGCCATCTTGGTTAAATATTGAATTTGTTTTCCAAGATGAACCTCTTGGTTTGGGTCATGCAATCCTATGTGCGCAGAAAGCTGTGGGAGCGGATCCATTTGCGGTTTTGCTGCCAGATGATTTGATATTATCTAAGGTGCCTTGCCTGACCCAAATGGTGGATAAATATCGGGAGGTTGGCGGAAACTTTATTGCGGTTGTCGAGGTGGAACCCCACCAGACCCATATGTATGGGATACTGAGGGTTGTTAAATGTAGAAATGATTTATTAAAGGTAACCGCTATGGTGGAAAAGCCTCCAATTGAAAAGGCGCCTTCTAATTTTGCCATCGTGGGTCGGTATATACTTGATGCTGAGATTTTCGAGACGCTGGGACGGCAACGGCCCGGGCGTGGCGGAGAAATTCAGCTCACTGAAGCCATGGACAAAATGCTTTTGCAGCAAGATTTTTACGGATTGAGGTTTTCCGGAGTCCGACATGATTGTGGCGAAAAGGTAGGTTTGTTGGAGGCCAATATTGCCTGTTTTTTGGCTCGCCCAGATCTAAGCATACGAACTCAAAAAGCCCTGGAGCGATTTGTATTGGGCAGCGTGGAGAGTGGG